The sequence catcttcaacaacaccatctcatatcaaaaccctagttcatctcttgtgttcaattttgtaccagaacctcagattggtacttgtgggtgactagtagtgttgattacatcttgtagttgatgctagatggtttatttggtggaatattatatgctcaaatccattatgctatttaatatccctctgatcttgagcatgcatatcatttgtgagtagtttccTTTGTTGTTGAGGCCAcaagagaagtcatgttgcaagtaatcatgtcaatttgatatgtattcgatattttgatgatatgtatgttgtgattcccttagtggtgttatgtgaacgtcggctacatgacacttcaccatctttgggcctaagggaatgcattgtggaatatttattagatgatgggttgctagagtgacagaagcttaaaccctagtttgtggctattccgtaagggactgatttggatccatatgcttaatgttatggttagattgtTATCTTAGTTCTTCTttcgtatttgcggatgcttgcgagggggttaatcataagtgggaggcttgttcaagtaagaacaacacccaagcactggtccacacacatatcaaattatcaaagtagcgaacgcgagtcaaaccaacatgatgaaagtgactagatgaaatctacgtgtgccctcaagaatgctttgcttattataagagaccattccaacccgtcctttgctacaaaaaggattgggctgccttgctgcactttatttactgttaccgttacttgctcgttacacattatcttactatcaaactacttgttaccgacaatttcagtgcctgcagaaattACCTTACTgagaaccgcttgtcatttccttttgctcctcgttgggttcgacactcttacttatcgaaaggactacgattgatcccctatacttgtgggtcatgttgatcaagaggaacatcaaggagtgggaagagtgtctAGCCATCACCGAGTACTCCTACAACCATGCAAGGCATTCGACTACCGGCAAATCCCCTTCgtggtcgtctatggcttcaacacgttgtccccattggacattctaccgctatgctacttcttgagcttgcgttgattttcccttgaagaggaaagggtaatgcagcaaagtagagataagtatttcccttagttaagaaccaaggtatcaatccagtaggaggcacaagcaagtcgcCAATAGATGCACATGCACGAACTAACAAAcccttgcacacaacgcgaaaaaggggttgtcaatcccttcacggtcactagcaagagtgagatctgatagagataggtataaaagataagtaaaaatgtaaaagtaaataaagtaataaattgcagcaaggtatttttggaattttggttttatagatctgaaaataaatatggtaaaaacagacccgggggccataggtttcactagaggcttctctcttgaagaaagcatacggtgggtgaacaaattattgttgagcaattgatagaaaagcgcataattatgacgatgtctaaggcaatgatcatggatatagtcatcacgtccgtgacaagtagactgactcctacctgcacctactactattactccacacatcgaccgctatccagcatgcatctagtgcattaagttaacaagaacggagtaacaccttaagcaagatgatatgatgtagagggatagatccaaacaatatggtaaaacccccatctttttatccttaatgacaataatacaatacgtgcctcgctacccctactgtcactgggtgaggacaccgtaagattgaacccaaaacaaagcacctctcccattgcaaggtaGATCAATCTTGTtgtccaaaccaaatcaatagatcggagagaaatacaaagctatcttaatcatgcataaaagagtctagagaagactcaaataatattcatagataatctgatcataaacccgcaattcatcggatatcaacaaacacaccgcaaaagaagattacatcgaatagatctccaaaaacatcaaggagaacattgtattgaagatcacagagagagaagaagctgtcgagctactagctatggacccttaggtccgtggtaaactactcacgcaccaTCGGAAGGAcaacaaggttggtgtagaggccctccatgatcgaatccccctacgGTAGAGTGCcagaaaaaggccccaagatgggatctcacgacaATAGAATCTTACAGCGACGGAAAAGTTTTTTTGTGTGCCCCTTGGTATAcgaggaatatttgggtatttatagatctGGAACTAGGGTTAGGGGGGCTCTacatggggcccacaagcttgCAGGGCGCCCCCAAGGGGCGCACACTGTGAGCTTGTGGCCCACTCATGGCTctcctggcctcctcccgaagcttcatggttgtcttctggtccaagaaaaatcctcaaaaaaatttgttctgtttggtattgattttttgtaaaagataaaaacaagggaaaacaacaattggcactgggcactaggttaataggttagtcccaaaaaatgatataaaatagcatattaatgcatataaaacatccaagatggataatataatagcatggaacaataaaaaattatagatacattggagacgtatcacgctacCACTACAAGAacacatcaacatggacgcgagtgcacgagcgagctatctcaagaaggtgcatggagatacaaggcacaccattgagtgccaagtacaacgcctcacgaccaagatcaacatcaacaagcaccccatgatattcaacatttgagatcttgtgtggctacaccttcgcaataACTACTTTCCTAACGAACGCAAGTCAAAATTACTACCTCAAGCCGCCGAACCCTTCAATGTGTtagaacgctacaacaacaatacatacaagatcgacctcccacgcgacaaATACAACGTGAGTAATATCTTCAACGTCgaggatctctctccctaccatggtgatgaggttttcgatctgAGGTTGGATCTTTCTCGGGGGGGGGGAGGGATGATGCAGAGCATCTCAAGGTCATCCCCTGGACCTACCAtagtctcaccaagtgccaagtggacccatgacacgtGCTCgggcaagagctctcgaaaccgagtaACATCTCTCCTCGCAATTCCTCTTTaaaacacatgagacatggctactacctcaaagaaagacactttgcatactcaggtaccaaggagttagctatggagaagctaaggagcaaggcgGATCGAAGGAGGAAGTCGAACGCGAAGACGGAGAAGAGAAAGGGCAAAACTGGAgttgcccggatgatccggaccggcgtccggacgatccggaccccgcCCCAGATGATCCGGCAAATgtgcccgaagacacccgaagccaGCTCgccgaagccggatcatccggacgagcCCGGACGTCCGGACTAGGACACAGACATCCGGACAGCCAGCAACCTCCATGACACGTCCGGATCATCCAGACACCGTCCTGAATCATCCGGACCACCGAAACCCGTATCATCCAGACCAACATCTGGATCATCCGGACAGTGCGTGCGCGCATgatgttgggccgaggcccatgtacccattcgtCCCCCTAGCCTACATATATGCCTCCACCTCtacttttctagggttagcattgtgatagctcatactaGAGACAGAGCtctgctcatccacttgatacctacTCCCTTGGAGACCAAGGCCTCCTAGGAGTAGATTCCCcagttggattcaagaccccctcttgaaggaagatcccctagtggattcaaggCCTCCTTCTAGGAGATGAACTAGTGCCCTTTGTATCCCCCTTTGTTGGATTTGAAtcatgtatctctctttgtgttcatggatctagcacatgtgtgaccgtTTCTCgctgatttgagtgtttcctctcgtttcccctcatgttttcccttgtgtgttcatcatgttcttcgggaatccccctccaaatcatgaaagatcggcccctaaggttccaccctacatcagatgGGGTGTCACACACTATATTTTGCATGAAACTTATAAAGAAAACATCTTTCACCCGGTGTCTTGTGCACCCAGGTAGCTCAACTTGGGTATGCCCACATGAGGGTTCCTCATGTGAGGGATTACAATGACGACGATGATGGTTACTACCGAGAGTTGTTCTTTTCTAGATGAGTTTAGATCTGATGCCCTAGGGGCTCCCCAACCTCCACTTATGTAGACTGGAGAGGTTAGGGTTTTACAGGGGGAGATGCGATCTAGGCTGCCAACCTCCTTGTTTTGGAGAGTAAATTTGCACAAGGCCGGCTCCGTCCTTGTTGGGCCCCTCCAGGCTCTGTCCCATTCATTCGCCTGATCCATCTTGGTTAGCTACCCCCGGGTCTTGGCCCCCATCACCCGCCACCCCAAAGCAGCTCAAGTAGCCGAGCAATGTCCCCACCGCCCCAACGCTAGCTGATCCAGCTTGCGTGACACATCCTCCTCGGCGGTGATCGAACAATCATCCTCTTCGGAAGAGGTGGTCCGCGACATCCTGCATTAGTCCTTGACCATGTAGGAGTTTGTTGCCCGTTGCGCCATCGGAGGAACGTGAAGGCACTCCGGGAGGGGCTTCGCCCTCCCCACCAACGAACAAGACCATCGCCTGAGCTCTCACAGGACTATATGAGAAGGAAGACGAGGACTCCGACAACCCCCACATTGCCCTCAACATTCACTTGTGCTTTGGGAAACGCCGATAAAGTTGTTGTCCTTTGTCCTGCTATGTTGTATGATCTCTATGTCATATGATATTTGTTGAATGAACTCTATCTCCTATGTATTAGTATGTCTTTTTCCTATCAAGATGGCCTATGCCATAGGAGGTGAGGAGAAACGGGGATCAACCTTGTGCTGTCCGCAGACATAGGGGAGCTTTTTTAACACTTGCCCTTGAAGACGCTCTAAGTGAAAGGATAGCTTGTGTGGGTTATTTTATAAAGGCCAAGTGGTGTGCGCACTTAGCAAAAGAGTAAGGACATTTTCAAATAAATTTTAATGTGAATTTTGCTAAAGGTCTTCAGTGATATTAATGAATCCGATGATGATAGTGCACCTCCCCGTCTTCCACGCACAAATCCCTATAAAGATTGCCCTTTGAACAAATCatttgtgttgaaaaatgtttcCTCCTACCTAACAATCCTTTCAAAGTCTAAGCATCCTTTCAAAAAAAATATATCTTTTTAGTAAGTATATTAGGCGAGGAAGCGTAGACACCAAAATTCAAATCCTCAATATATACATTTATAGATTGAGAAAGAAAAACATGCGAACAGAGAGTTTGCTAGCTGTGAACTATAGTTTGTATCTAGAAAGCTAATGAAGTTGCTCATCGTTgcgccaaacaagcaaaaagtaTAGGGTTTACTAGCTGTGAACTATAGTTTATATGTAGAAAAGCTAATGAAGCTGCTCATCGTTGCCCCAAAAAAGGTACATACGATACAAATAAGCTGTTGAttggcaaaataaaaataaaaatgagagggTCAAATATAGCCACCATGCACATTTTTCTATAGAACACCCGCAAAAACCTATTTTTGTGTGAAATTCGCAGGTTCAGACATCAACCCAGATGAAATTCTAGTTCGATTTTTGAGCCGGTGCATAAAGCACCCCGGTACTCAAAATGGAATTTCCCTAATGCTATCTCTTTTTCGGAAGAGCCCATATGAAATCAAATTATCACGGCCGTAGCCTCCTAAACTCGTATGCAAAAGAGAGGGCCACGCAGCCATCTTTCAGACCGCATCGAACTCCTcctttccgccgccgccgccgccgccgcagccattcATGGCGAGGCGCCGCCGGGGAGGATTCGAACATTAATCCATGCTATTCCCCACCCGTCCCTGTAAATCCCAAGCTCCTGCCGCCGTAGCTGCtatctgcagcctccgcctccccTCCTCATCGCCGGCGCTTATCCCTCCCCCGTATCACGACGACAACCCATTCGCCTCACTACTTACTTCCGATCCCCCTCCGCCGGATCCGCTCCGCCAGGTTCTCGCCACGGGAGACGTCCACGGCGCGCTCCGCGGCCTCCCTGGCCTCGCTCGCCAGCTGTTCCGGTGGGCGGAGGGCACCCCGCACGGTTTCCCCCGCTCCGCCTCCGCATTCGCCGCCGTCCTTGTCCCGCTCGCTGAGGCCAGGAGCAACCGCTCCGCTTATCCCGTCTCCCTCCGCGCTATCCAGGCTGGCCTTCTCCTTCCCCTCATCTCTCTCCTCCTCACGTATCCCCTGTCCCCCTCCTCCCACCACCTCCTCAACTTCCTCTTACGCATGTCCACCAAGTTTGTGCCCGAATGCCAAGCTCAGGACCCTGCGCCCACCAGCTGTTGGACGCAATGCCTTTCCGCCTTCCAAGAGATGGCGCGTCAAGGTGTCGCCCCTTATGTCAAGGTGTGCAACTGCGTGCTCTCTGTGCTGTGCGACGCGGCCATGTGGGACGACATGCGTGCTGTGTATTCAGATATGCTTCAGCTTGGGGTTGAGCCATCCATTGTCACATACAATACATTGCTGGATTCTTTTTGTAAGGCAGGGAGGATCGATCAGGCTGTCATGCTGCTCAAGGATATGGAGGCCCAAGTTGCTGGGTGCTTGCCGAATGATGTCACCTATAATGTGGTGATCAGTGGGCTGGCCAGGAACGGTGAGCTGGACAAGGCGGCTCAACTGGTTGACAGAATGCGGTTGTCCAAACAAGCGTCAGCCTTCACATACAATCCACTTATCAGTGGGTTGTTAGCAAGGGGTTTTGTTGAAAAGGCTGATGCTTTGCAGCAGGAGATGCAGAATGATGGCATTGTGCCAACGGTGGTGACATACAATACATTCATTCATGGGTTATTTAAAAGAGGGAACGTGGAGGCGGCAGAGTTGAAATTTCTGGAAATGAGGGCAATGGGGTTGCAGCCAGATTTGATTACTTACAATTCCTTGATAAATGGGCATTGTAAGGCATGTAATTTGAAGCAGGCACTTTGGTTGCTTGGTGATTTGAGACGTGCAGGGCTAGCACCAACAGTTATGACATATAACATCCTTATAGATGGCTATTGTAGATTAGGTAATTTAGGGGGGGCTATGAGATTCAAGGAGGAGATGAGAGCAGAGTGCTGCCTGCCTGATGTTTGTACATATACTATTCTTATGAATGGGTCATGTAAGGTCAAGAACATTGCTATGGTAAGGGTGTTCTTTGATGAAATGCTGAGTAAGGGTTTAAAGCCAGACTGCTTTGCTTACAACACAAGGATTTCAGCAGAGCTGACTCTAGGTGCTATTTCCGATGCTTTTCAGTTGAGGGAGGAGATGATGCCGAGTGGAATTTCTTACGATACAGTTACATATAATATTCTTATTGATGGACTGTGCAAGGCTGGTAGCCTGAAAGATGCCTATGTGTTGTGGATGAAGATGGTCAGTGATGGTTTACAACTTGACTGTGTCACATACACTTGCTTGATTC comes from Triticum aestivum cultivar Chinese Spring chromosome 5B, IWGSC CS RefSeq v2.1, whole genome shotgun sequence and encodes:
- the LOC123111147 gene encoding pentatricopeptide repeat-containing protein At1g22960, mitochondrial, translating into MLFPTRPCKSQAPAAVAAICSLRLPSSSPALIPPPYHDDNPFASLLTSDPPPPDPLRQVLATGDVHGALRGLPGLARQLFRWAEGTPHGFPRSASAFAAVLVPLAEARSNRSAYPVSLRAIQAGLLLPLISLLLTYPLSPSSHHLLNFLLRMSTKFVPECQAQDPAPTSCWTQCLSAFQEMARQGVAPYVKVCNCVLSVLCDAAMWDDMRAVYSDMLQLGVEPSIVTYNTLLDSFCKAGRIDQAVMLLKDMEAQVAGCLPNDVTYNVVISGLARNGELDKAAQLVDRMRLSKQASAFTYNPLISGLLARGFVEKADALQQEMQNDGIVPTVVTYNTFIHGLFKRGNVEAAELKFLEMRAMGLQPDLITYNSLINGHCKACNLKQALWLLGDLRRAGLAPTVMTYNILIDGYCRLGNLGGAMRFKEEMRAECCLPDVCTYTILMNGSCKVKNIAMVRVFFDEMLSKGLKPDCFAYNTRISAELTLGAISDAFQLREEMMPSGISYDTVTYNILIDGLCKAGSLKDAYVLWMKMVSDGLQLDCVTYTCLIHAHCKRGLLRKANNIFRGMVASGLSPSAVTYTIFIHTYCRVGDLDSAYGWFRKMLEEGVEPNEVTYNVLMNALCRIGRTELAYQYFHEMLERGLVPNKYTYTLLIDGNCKKGNWVEAVRLYCEMHQKGIHPDHCTHNALFKGFGEDHMHDTIQYLENVVLGA